Proteins encoded together in one Neobacillus sp. FSL H8-0543 window:
- a CDS encoding YtpI family protein gives MSFLVVLIVIFFAFYLFYKTKYFRSNRPVEKKWLSAKSNIALGLFVAFFGINHLFFISQTTVTVIVAVIFIVYGAVFAWIGFKKYKHYLPFAITEAESIKSH, from the coding sequence ATGTCTTTTCTTGTTGTTCTGATTGTAATATTTTTTGCCTTCTATTTATTTTATAAAACAAAATACTTCAGAAGTAATCGGCCTGTCGAAAAGAAATGGCTTTCGGCAAAATCGAACATCGCACTTGGTCTATTTGTTGCCTTCTTTGGTATTAATCATTTATTTTTCATATCCCAAACAACTGTAACAGTCATCGTGGCTGTCATATTTATTGTTTATGGAGCGGTATTTGCATGGATAGGGTTTAAAAAATATAAACATTACCTGCCCTTCGCTATTACCGAAGCTGAAAGCATTAAATCTCATTAA
- a CDS encoding malic enzyme-like NAD(P)-binding protein produces MTLREEALHMHRINKGKLESKSKVPVRNAKDLSLAYSPGVAEPCKEIYEKPETVYDYTMKGNMVAVVTDGTAVLGLGNIGPEAALPVMEGKAVLFKSFAGVDAFPICLNTTDVEKIIETVKLLEPTFGGVNLEDIAAPNCFVIEERLKKEANIPVFHDDQHGTAIVTAAGLVNALKLIGKKMSEIRVVANGAGAAGIAIIKLLHAFGVRDIIMCDTKGAIYEGRPQGMNVVKAEVAKFTNRDNLTGSLEDVIKGADVFIGVSVAGALTKEMVSTMNSDAIIFAMANPNPEIMPDIAKEAGARVVGTGRSDFPNQVNNVLAFPGIFRGALDVRATHINEKMKVAAVNAIANLINENELNEDYVIPAPFDPRVAPEVAAAVAKAAMETGVARLKVDPEDVKEKTMRLAIIGKSE; encoded by the coding sequence TTGACTTTACGGGAAGAAGCATTACATATGCATCGTATTAATAAAGGGAAGCTGGAGTCTAAGTCAAAGGTACCGGTCCGAAATGCAAAAGATTTAAGTTTAGCCTATTCACCGGGAGTAGCTGAACCGTGTAAGGAAATTTATGAAAAACCGGAAACTGTTTATGACTACACGATGAAAGGCAATATGGTAGCTGTCGTAACGGATGGAACTGCCGTATTGGGACTTGGTAATATTGGTCCTGAAGCAGCATTGCCGGTTATGGAAGGTAAGGCAGTCTTATTTAAGAGCTTTGCAGGTGTGGATGCATTTCCAATTTGTCTTAACACAACTGATGTTGAAAAAATTATTGAAACCGTAAAGTTACTTGAACCTACTTTTGGCGGAGTGAATCTAGAGGATATTGCTGCACCAAATTGTTTCGTTATTGAAGAAAGATTAAAAAAGGAAGCAAATATTCCTGTTTTTCATGATGATCAGCATGGAACAGCCATTGTTACTGCAGCTGGCCTTGTAAATGCCTTAAAGCTAATCGGAAAAAAAATGTCCGAAATAAGGGTTGTTGCTAATGGTGCTGGAGCCGCAGGGATTGCCATTATTAAGCTTTTACATGCCTTTGGTGTCAGGGACATCATTATGTGTGATACAAAAGGGGCAATTTATGAAGGACGCCCGCAGGGGATGAATGTAGTCAAGGCAGAAGTAGCGAAGTTTACAAATCGTGACAACTTGACAGGCAGCCTTGAGGATGTTATAAAAGGTGCGGATGTCTTTATTGGCGTTTCAGTTGCTGGCGCGCTAACGAAAGAAATGGTTTCAACCATGAATTCAGATGCTATCATTTTTGCGATGGCTAATCCGAATCCTGAAATTATGCCTGATATAGCAAAAGAAGCTGGAGCAAGAGTTGTGGGCACAGGAAGATCTGATTTTCCAAACCAAGTAAATAATGTCCTTGCATTCCCGGGGATATTCCGAGGTGCACTTGATGTTCGCGCCACACATATTAATGAAAAAATGAAAGTGGCTGCTGTTAATGCAATTGCCAATTTAATAAATGAAAATGAGCTAAATGAAGATTATGTCATACCTGCACCATTTGACCCAAGAGTTGCTCCGGAAGTGGCTGCTGCGGTAGCAAAGGCTGCAATGGAAACAGGTGTTGCACGCCTAAAGGTTGATCCTGAAGATGTGAAAGAAAAGACGATGAGGCTCGCCATTATAGGTAAAAGTGAGTGA
- a CDS encoding CBS domain-containing protein has product MATKHEQILQYIDRLPVGEKISVRQIAKAMSVSEGTAYRAIKEAENKGYVSTIERVGTIRIERKKKENIEKLTFAEVVNIVDGQVLGGKAGLHKTLNKFVIGAMKLEAMMRYTGPNNLLIVGNRDQAHELALKAGAAVLVTGGFDTEDTVKKLADKLEMPIISTSYDTFTVATMINRAIYDQLIKKEIILVEDILTTLEDTFFLRTTDKVSKWHDFNKETTHSRYPVVDQNMKIQGIVTAKDIMGQNFDLSIDKIMTKNPMSVSGKTSVASTAHMMVWEGIEVLPVADDSNRLEGIISRQDVLKALQMNQRQPQVGETIDDIVTNQLILRREKEKGEEVYTIEVSPQMTNHLGTISYGVFTTIVTEAANRILRSYKKGDLVVENMTIYFMKPVQMESILEVFPKVLEVGRKFGKVDVEVFKEGILVGKAMMMCQLIDRN; this is encoded by the coding sequence TTGGCAACAAAGCATGAACAAATATTGCAATACATTGATAGGCTCCCTGTTGGAGAGAAAATATCAGTGCGTCAAATCGCTAAGGCGATGTCAGTAAGTGAGGGTACGGCATATAGAGCCATCAAGGAAGCGGAAAATAAGGGCTATGTTAGCACAATTGAACGAGTCGGAACGATTAGAATTGAACGGAAGAAAAAAGAAAATATTGAGAAACTGACCTTTGCTGAAGTAGTAAATATCGTGGATGGACAGGTGTTAGGCGGAAAAGCGGGCCTGCATAAAACACTTAATAAATTTGTCATTGGTGCCATGAAATTAGAGGCAATGATGCGATACACAGGTCCTAATAACCTGCTTATCGTCGGGAATCGTGACCAGGCACATGAACTTGCATTAAAGGCAGGTGCTGCGGTCTTAGTGACCGGAGGGTTTGATACTGAGGATACCGTGAAAAAGCTGGCAGATAAGCTCGAAATGCCAATCATTTCAACTAGCTATGATACTTTTACGGTTGCAACCATGATTAACCGTGCCATCTATGACCAATTAATAAAAAAGGAAATCATTCTTGTTGAAGATATATTAACCACGCTAGAAGATACTTTTTTTCTAAGAACTACTGATAAGGTTTCAAAGTGGCATGATTTTAATAAAGAAACGACGCATAGCCGTTATCCTGTTGTTGATCAAAACATGAAGATTCAAGGTATAGTGACAGCGAAGGATATCATGGGTCAGAATTTTGACCTGTCGATTGACAAAATCATGACGAAGAATCCAATGAGCGTTAGCGGGAAAACCAGTGTTGCTTCGACTGCACATATGATGGTCTGGGAAGGAATAGAGGTTCTTCCTGTTGCCGATGACTCGAATCGATTAGAAGGAATTATTAGCAGACAGGATGTATTAAAAGCACTGCAAATGAACCAGCGCCAGCCTCAAGTAGGAGAAACGATTGACGATATTGTCACCAATCAGCTGATCTTAAGGCGTGAGAAAGAAAAAGGGGAGGAAGTCTACACCATTGAAGTAAGCCCACAAATGACAAACCATCTTGGAACCATTTCATACGGTGTATTTACAACCATCGTTACTGAGGCGGCAAACCGTATATTAAGAAGCTATAAAAAAGGTGACTTAGTTGTAGAAAACATGACAATCTACTTTATGAAGCCGGTACAAATGGAGAGTATTTTAGAAGTATTTCCCAAGGTTTTAGAAGTTGGGCGGAAATTTGGCAAGGTTGATGTGGAAGTTTTCAAAGAAGGTATTCTTGTAGGTAAAGCAATGATGATGTGTCAGTTAATTGACAGGAATTAA
- the ytrI gene encoding sporulation membrane protein YtrI, with the protein MRIPPLYRSPSWQRFFAGTAVGGVISWCIFIYIYGVWLEEHTALIKSQTQNIVDLREEKKIWQEEYKEMNKRSIEQLTVQKINVKIANAEKYRLDSLSVLETEDSVKDDISMMLAKDMDTVYKSKELLKKIIHNKTVKINDKRYKLQVKEIVIYTTLTIQLEISFDK; encoded by the coding sequence ATGAGGATACCCCCTCTATATCGTAGTCCTTCGTGGCAGCGCTTTTTTGCCGGCACAGCTGTTGGCGGTGTAATTAGTTGGTGTATCTTTATCTATATTTACGGAGTATGGCTGGAAGAGCACACGGCATTAATTAAGTCACAAACACAGAATATCGTTGATTTAAGAGAAGAAAAAAAAATTTGGCAGGAAGAATATAAAGAAATGAATAAACGGAGTATAGAACAACTGACTGTTCAGAAAATTAATGTAAAGATTGCAAATGCTGAAAAATATCGCCTAGATTCTTTAAGTGTTCTGGAAACAGAAGACTCAGTTAAAGACGACATTAGCATGATGTTAGCCAAGGATATGGACACCGTCTACAAAAGTAAGGAACTTCTAAAAAAAATCATTCACAATAAAACAGTAAAGATTAACGATAAGAGGTACAAGCTTCAAGTGAAAGAAATAGTTATCTACACAACGTTGACGATTCAATTAGAAATAAGTTTTGATAAATAA
- the dnaE gene encoding DNA polymerase III subunit alpha: protein MSFIHLHVYSAYSLLTSTASVPELVGNAQKKGFTALALTDRNVMHGTIEFYKLCKKNNIKPIIGLTVDIESDRTKGEAYPLVLLAENDQGFKNLLKISSAVQTKAANGIPFKWLKHYAEGLIAITPGMEGEIEYCLSAELYTQASELVQKLQFIFGKENFYLAIQNHQLEQEVVQIKQIQKLAREFDVPLAATNRVHYLEMDDMFAHECLLAIKNGEKLQDDQRQKLEGNQYYLKTAEEIIETFADIPEALENTVLIANRCNVNIELNKTYLPTFPTDNGQSAEEYLEKLCKKGLSERLDSPPQEYLDRLHFELAVINRMKFSNYFLIVWDFMRYAREKGILTGPGRGSAAGSLVAYVLYITDVDPIEHNLLFERFLNPERISMPDIDIDFPDHRREEVIEYVAKKYGELHVAQIVTFGTLAAKAALRDVGRVFGLNTKELDQLSRLIPAQPGISLMNAYKESKPLRAFTEENSLNLRLYETALKLEGLPRHTSTHAAGVVLSDKQLIELVPIQQGHNNIYLTQYSMEHLEEIGLLKMDFLGLRNLSLIESIVDAINWKAGRKVDIRSIPLNDQKTFELLAKGETTGVFQLESEGMRKVLMRLIPSRFEDIVAVNALYRPGPMENIPLFIDRKHGRQPVEYPHPDLKSILENTYGVIVYQEQIMQIASRMAGFSLGEADLLRRAVGKKQKDILDRERHHFVKGALNKGYNQKLANDIYDLIVRFANYGFNRSHAVAYSIISYQLAYLKANYPLYFMAGLLTSAIGNESKISQYIMESKQKDITILPPSINYSGYSFHAEQGGIRYSLAAIKSVGAVALREVFQARKTKKFDDLFDFCIRISSKAINRKTLEVLVHSGSFDEFGEDRAILLASLDVALEHAGLFKPDDTNQFGLFSEEEMQLKPKYVHVDPIRQEDKLAFEKDALGFYLSDHPVSIYEKRLTKAGAHLLFELVKDQKRAVSGVYITTIKTIRTKKGDSMAFLNVSDSSGEMEAVVFPQVFKRFSHLLRQGDFAVIEGKTEEREEKLQFIIQYVSDIEIWIAEKTIEQSVLYLKIVEDRQDETSLKQLKDLFKGKKGKTGVVLHYEKSRKTIRLGNEFNIHPSQQLLDLLQDFLGPNNVVLKE, encoded by the coding sequence ATGTCTTTTATTCACTTGCATGTATATAGTGCATATAGTCTGTTAACAAGCACGGCTTCCGTTCCTGAATTGGTCGGCAATGCTCAAAAGAAAGGTTTTACCGCCCTTGCATTAACGGATAGGAATGTAATGCATGGAACAATTGAATTCTATAAGCTATGCAAGAAAAACAATATTAAACCAATCATTGGATTGACAGTCGATATTGAAAGTGATCGAACAAAGGGAGAGGCCTACCCGCTCGTTCTTCTTGCTGAAAACGACCAAGGTTTTAAAAACCTGTTGAAAATTTCTAGTGCAGTACAAACCAAGGCTGCTAATGGAATCCCCTTTAAATGGTTAAAGCATTATGCTGAAGGTCTCATTGCTATTACCCCTGGAATGGAAGGAGAAATAGAATATTGTCTTTCAGCTGAATTGTATACACAAGCTAGTGAGTTAGTACAAAAACTTCAATTCATCTTCGGTAAAGAAAACTTCTATCTCGCCATTCAAAATCATCAACTTGAACAAGAGGTTGTTCAAATAAAGCAAATACAAAAGCTTGCAAGAGAATTTGATGTACCATTGGCAGCGACAAATCGGGTTCATTACTTAGAAATGGATGATATGTTTGCGCATGAATGTTTATTAGCAATAAAAAATGGTGAAAAATTACAGGATGATCAGCGACAAAAGTTAGAAGGTAATCAATATTATTTAAAAACGGCTGAAGAAATAATTGAAACATTTGCTGACATACCTGAAGCATTGGAAAATACAGTTCTTATTGCTAATAGATGTAATGTAAATATCGAATTGAATAAAACCTACTTGCCTACTTTTCCGACAGACAATGGACAATCCGCTGAGGAATATTTAGAAAAGTTATGCAAAAAAGGATTAAGTGAGCGCCTGGATTCACCGCCACAAGAATACTTAGATCGGTTACATTTTGAATTAGCAGTAATTAATCGAATGAAATTTAGCAACTACTTTTTAATTGTTTGGGATTTTATGAGATACGCACGTGAAAAGGGTATATTGACAGGTCCTGGAAGAGGATCAGCGGCTGGGTCGTTAGTAGCCTATGTGTTGTATATAACAGATGTGGACCCAATTGAACATAATTTATTATTTGAGCGTTTTTTAAATCCAGAGCGTATTTCAATGCCGGATATTGATATTGATTTTCCAGACCATCGCCGCGAAGAAGTGATTGAATACGTGGCAAAGAAATATGGTGAATTACATGTCGCGCAAATTGTAACTTTTGGAACACTCGCAGCAAAAGCAGCATTAAGAGATGTGGGAAGAGTCTTTGGATTAAATACAAAAGAATTGGATCAGCTTTCAAGACTAATACCTGCTCAACCAGGGATTAGCTTAATGAACGCCTATAAAGAATCGAAACCGCTAAGAGCGTTTACAGAAGAAAATTCGTTAAACCTGAGACTGTATGAGACAGCTTTAAAGCTGGAAGGATTGCCTCGTCATACATCGACACATGCAGCGGGTGTCGTCTTAAGCGATAAACAACTGATTGAATTAGTACCCATTCAACAGGGACATAACAATATATATTTAACACAATATTCAATGGAGCATCTTGAAGAGATAGGCTTACTGAAAATGGACTTTCTTGGGTTGAGGAATTTATCGTTAATTGAATCGATAGTGGATGCAATCAATTGGAAAGCTGGTAGGAAGGTAGACATCCGGTCCATCCCCTTAAATGACCAAAAAACGTTCGAATTGCTGGCAAAGGGAGAAACCACGGGTGTTTTTCAGCTTGAGTCAGAAGGTATGAGAAAGGTATTAATGAGATTAATACCATCACGTTTTGAAGATATCGTTGCAGTTAATGCTCTATATCGCCCAGGTCCAATGGAGAATATCCCTCTTTTTATCGACAGAAAACATGGCAGACAGCCTGTGGAATATCCGCATCCAGACTTGAAGTCAATCCTGGAAAATACCTATGGAGTCATCGTGTATCAGGAACAAATCATGCAGATTGCTTCGAGAATGGCAGGTTTTTCTCTCGGTGAAGCTGACCTGCTGCGTAGGGCAGTTGGAAAAAAGCAAAAGGATATTCTTGATCGAGAGAGACATCATTTTGTCAAAGGTGCCCTGAACAAAGGCTATAATCAAAAACTCGCAAATGATATTTACGATTTAATCGTCCGCTTTGCGAATTATGGGTTTAACCGCAGTCATGCAGTTGCATACAGTATTATTTCATACCAGCTCGCTTATTTAAAAGCAAATTACCCGCTGTATTTTATGGCAGGATTGCTCACCTCGGCAATCGGAAATGAATCCAAAATTTCCCAATATATTATGGAATCAAAACAGAAGGATATTACTATCTTACCGCCCTCCATCAACTATAGCGGTTACAGCTTTCACGCAGAACAAGGTGGCATTCGCTATAGTTTAGCCGCCATTAAAAGTGTTGGTGCAGTGGCATTAAGAGAGGTTTTTCAGGCTAGGAAAACGAAAAAATTTGATGATCTCTTTGATTTTTGTATAAGAATTTCGTCAAAAGCAATCAACCGTAAAACCCTCGAGGTGCTAGTTCATTCAGGAAGCTTTGACGAATTCGGTGAGGATCGTGCTATATTACTAGCTAGCTTAGATGTGGCATTAGAACATGCTGGTTTGTTTAAACCAGATGATACAAATCAATTTGGACTTTTTTCTGAGGAAGAAATGCAGCTCAAACCAAAATATGTTCATGTTGATCCAATCAGGCAGGAGGATAAGTTAGCCTTTGAAAAAGACGCCCTTGGCTTTTATCTTTCAGATCATCCTGTATCAATATATGAAAAAAGGCTAACAAAAGCTGGTGCACATCTATTATTTGAGTTAGTAAAAGATCAAAAACGCGCTGTTTCAGGTGTTTACATCACAACCATAAAAACCATACGCACAAAAAAAGGGGACTCGATGGCCTTTTTAAATGTCAGTGATTCAAGCGGTGAGATGGAGGCAGTGGTATTTCCACAGGTATTTAAACGGTTTTCGCATCTTTTACGACAAGGGGATTTTGCAGTAATTGAAGGGAAAACGGAAGAACGTGAAGAAAAACTTCAGTTTATCATTCAATATGTTTCTGACATAGAGATATGGATAGCTGAGAAGACAATAGAACAATCAGTTCTCTATTTAAAAATAGTAGAGGATAGGCAGGATGAAACATCTTTAAAGCAATTAAAGGATTTGTTTAAGGGTAAAAAAGGAAAGACGGGTGTTGTTCTCCACTATGAAAAAAGTCGAAAAACAATCAGATTAGGGAACGAATTCAACATCCATCCCAGCCAACAATTACTGGATTTACTGCAAGATTTTCTTGGTCCGAATAATGTGGTATTGAAGGAATAA
- a CDS encoding metal-dependent hydrolase: MRVSYHGHSVVQINSNGKIIFIDPFIRGNQLTDLKAEEVKPDVIILTHGHGDHVGDTVELAKKHDALVIANHELATYLSWQGVKTHAMHIGGAYQFDFGKVKLTQAFHGSSFIKDDKEEIIYCGMPAGILFTNEGKTIYHAGDTALFSDMKLIGERHPIDLAFLPIGDNFTMGPEDAAYAAKLLGAKTIVPIHFNTFPPIKQDPNQFIEMLDNKNGKVLLPGESIDL; the protein is encoded by the coding sequence ATGAGAGTCTCTTATCATGGACATTCGGTTGTACAAATAAATAGTAATGGAAAAATAATCTTTATTGATCCATTTATTAGGGGTAACCAATTAACAGACCTTAAGGCGGAAGAGGTAAAACCAGATGTGATTATCCTAACCCACGGTCATGGTGATCATGTTGGTGATACTGTCGAGTTAGCAAAAAAACATGATGCCCTTGTAATTGCGAATCATGAGCTTGCTACCTATTTAAGTTGGCAAGGCGTAAAAACCCATGCTATGCATATAGGTGGAGCCTATCAATTTGATTTTGGTAAGGTGAAACTGACACAGGCCTTTCATGGTTCCAGTTTTATTAAGGATGATAAAGAAGAAATTATTTATTGCGGTATGCCAGCAGGGATATTGTTTACGAATGAAGGAAAAACAATCTACCATGCAGGTGACACCGCACTATTTTCCGATATGAAACTGATTGGTGAACGACACCCTATTGATCTGGCGTTCCTGCCTATCGGTGATAATTTTACGATGGGACCAGAGGATGCAGCATATGCTGCTAAGCTGTTAGGGGCAAAAACGATTGTACCAATCCATTTCAATACATTTCCGCCGATAAAACAAGATCCAAACCAATTTATCGAAATGCTTGATAATAAAAATGGTAAAGTGCTGCTGCCTGGAGAATCAATAGATTTGTAA
- a CDS encoding bifunctional oligoribonuclease/PAP phosphatase NrnA, with amino-acid sequence MKAEILAAIQQYETIIVHRHVRPDPDAYGSQCGLVEILKASYPEKKVYAVGREEKSLHFMRRLDVIDDEVYKGALVIICDTANAARICDTRYSLGNKLIKIDHHPNEDPYGDLLWVDTTASSVSEMIYEFYLFGKDQGLKINDEAARLLYGGIVGDTGRFLFPSTTDKTFAYAGELIHYKFSRTELYDGMYDLEPNIIKLNGYILQNFELQSSGVASVMLTKELLEEFGANAPDASLLVGTLGNVKGIKAWVFFIEEEDQIRVRLRSKGPVINGIAKKFNGGGHPLASGASIYSWDEVENVLKELSEVCKNYA; translated from the coding sequence TTGAAAGCAGAAATTTTAGCAGCCATTCAACAATATGAAACAATTATTGTCCATCGTCACGTTCGTCCGGACCCAGATGCATATGGCTCTCAGTGCGGGTTAGTGGAGATATTAAAAGCCTCCTATCCTGAAAAAAAGGTATATGCGGTAGGAAGGGAAGAAAAATCGCTCCATTTTATGCGTAGGCTTGATGTAATTGATGATGAGGTTTATAAAGGGGCTTTAGTGATTATTTGTGATACAGCCAATGCAGCTAGAATCTGTGATACCCGGTATTCATTAGGGAATAAACTGATAAAAATTGATCACCATCCTAATGAGGATCCATATGGTGATTTACTTTGGGTGGATACGACGGCAAGTTCGGTCAGTGAGATGATTTATGAATTTTATTTATTTGGTAAAGATCAGGGCCTTAAGATAAATGATGAGGCGGCTAGGCTCCTTTATGGTGGGATTGTTGGTGATACAGGCAGATTCCTATTTCCGAGTACAACCGACAAAACCTTTGCTTATGCTGGAGAATTAATCCATTACAAATTTTCACGGACCGAACTTTATGATGGTATGTACGATCTTGAACCAAATATCATCAAGTTAAACGGTTATATTCTGCAAAACTTTGAGTTACAGAGCAGCGGTGTGGCTTCCGTTATGCTTACAAAAGAACTCTTGGAGGAATTTGGTGCAAATGCGCCTGATGCCTCTCTGCTTGTTGGAACGTTAGGCAATGTAAAGGGAATCAAGGCCTGGGTCTTCTTTATAGAGGAAGAAGACCAAATAAGGGTTCGTTTACGTTCAAAAGGTCCGGTAATTAATGGAATTGCCAAAAAGTTCAATGGTGGAGGCCATCCGCTTGCCTCAGGAGCATCTATTTATTCATGGGACGAAGTGGAGAATGTATTAAAGGAACTAAGCGAAGTATGTAAGAACTACGCATAA
- a CDS encoding YtrH family sporulation protein, with amino-acid sequence MKEIGFFPSFIESYFIALGVILGGALIGGIAAFLTGQPPLTAVTRLSSSLRIWAIVAAIGGTFDAVYSFERGLFNAETKDVFKQILLILSALGGAQTGALLISWLTQEQITS; translated from the coding sequence ATGAAAGAAATAGGCTTTTTCCCTTCTTTTATTGAAAGCTATTTTATTGCATTAGGGGTTATCCTGGGCGGAGCGTTAATTGGGGGGATTGCAGCCTTCCTAACTGGACAACCCCCGCTAACGGCTGTTACCCGATTGTCGTCTTCTTTAAGAATTTGGGCAATTGTTGCAGCAATAGGAGGAACCTTTGATGCAGTATACAGTTTTGAAAGAGGGCTATTTAACGCTGAGACCAAGGATGTCTTCAAACAAATTTTATTAATTCTTTCCGCCCTTGGAGGCGCACAGACTGGCGCCCTGTTAATAAGCTGGTTAACCCAGGAGCAAATAACATCATGA
- a CDS encoding Xaa-Pro peptidase family protein gives MNQRLQKLQTWMKENEIDVTFVTSSENVFYLSGYYTNPHERLLALAVFQEMEPFLVCPGMEVHDAKRTGWEHEIIGYSDIVNPWELIHKSINKRLNSIQKVAIEKEHMNVERYEQLSLLFPKAAFVSAEEKLRRLRMIKDAKELKIMEEACSLADYAIEVGCSEIREGKTELEVLSAIEFALKKKGVKEMSFSTMVLTGANAASPHGNPGETKIQKGDLVLFDLGVVVDRYCSDITRTVAYGDINDKQKEIYDTVLKAQLAAVEASKPGATAAEVDLTARRIIADAGYGEYFPHRLGHGLGISVHEYPSMTETNPLIIEEGMVYTIEPGIYVPSVAGVRIEDDLYITADGPKVLTNFPKELQIIR, from the coding sequence ATGAATCAACGATTACAAAAGCTACAGACATGGATGAAGGAAAATGAAATTGATGTAACCTTTGTCACTTCTTCTGAAAACGTATTTTATTTAAGCGGATATTATACAAACCCACATGAACGATTACTTGCTCTAGCCGTATTCCAAGAAATGGAGCCGTTCCTTGTTTGTCCAGGAATGGAGGTCCATGATGCGAAGCGAACTGGCTGGGAGCATGAAATTATTGGCTATAGCGATATCGTTAATCCGTGGGAATTAATACATAAGTCCATAAACAAACGATTAAACAGCATTCAAAAAGTAGCGATTGAAAAGGAACATATGAATGTTGAACGCTACGAGCAGCTGTCACTATTATTCCCTAAGGCAGCCTTTGTTTCAGCTGAAGAAAAATTAAGAAGATTACGGATGATTAAAGATGCAAAGGAATTAAAGATTATGGAAGAAGCCTGCTCCCTTGCAGATTATGCCATTGAAGTGGGCTGCAGTGAAATTCGTGAAGGTAAAACGGAGTTAGAAGTTCTATCGGCTATCGAATTTGCCTTAAAGAAAAAAGGCGTAAAAGAAATGTCCTTTTCAACCATGGTGCTAACGGGGGCAAATGCTGCTTCGCCACATGGAAACCCAGGGGAAACAAAAATTCAAAAGGGTGATTTAGTTCTATTCGATTTGGGTGTAGTTGTCGATAGGTACTGTTCTGATATCACAAGAACGGTCGCATATGGTGATATTAATGATAAGCAAAAGGAAATCTATGATACCGTATTAAAAGCTCAATTAGCGGCAGTTGAGGCAAGTAAACCTGGTGCTACTGCTGCAGAGGTGGACTTAACCGCAAGGAGAATTATTGCTGATGCAGGCTATGGGGAGTATTTTCCGCATCGTCTTGGACATGGACTTGGAATTAGCGTACACGAATATCCTTCAATGACCGAAACCAATCCTTTAATAATTGAAGAAGGAATGGTCTATACGATTGAACCTGGAATCTACGTCCCTAGTGTAGCAGGTGTCCGCATTGAGGATGATCTATATATTACTGCTGATGGTCCAAAAGTATTAACCAATTTCCCGAAAGAGCTGCAAATTATTAGATAA